Proteins co-encoded in one Setaria viridis chromosome 9, Setaria_viridis_v4.0, whole genome shotgun sequence genomic window:
- the LOC140221376 gene encoding uncharacterized protein, with product MLPAAVAGMLPRRQSIARASVSALVAALPLLYVSLLRPPPAALAGDTAFWFLMSNCVIAAIVATSGDAGTLLFRSAPDGDLYCAPAGQPPVAAHGISSDDAVVPLAASSRDETPAVDVDVNAGRVQGEVASAVTSSYSVHHALPSLIEGQEEDDDDEAIQPGVETNHPVQRGEEKEVIIEPSTVKNNTVEVVEAQGEEDGDEVIPLATIEEGSALADPALELEPWSRVLTSTKSLPEEGAAAAREGPGLRRSATVGSKPAAEESEYWQLSDEELNRRVEDFIARFNREMRLQVEQEAGV from the coding sequence ATGCTCCCTGCTGCCGTGGCGGGCATGCTGCCGCGGCGGCAGTCCATCGCCAGGGCCTCCGTCTCGGCGCTGGTggccgcgctgccgctgctctACGTGTCGCtgctgcgcccgccgccggccgcgctggCCGGGGACACCGCCTTCTGGTTCCTCATGTCCAACTGCGTCATTGCCGCCATCGTCGCCACCTCCGGCGACGCCGGTACGCTCCTCTTCAGGTCCGCGCCCGACGGTGACCTGTACtgcgcgccggccggccagccgccgGTGGCCGCGCACGGCATTAGCAGTGACGACGCGGTGGTTCCGTTGGCCGCATCGTCCCGGGACGAGACACCCGCCGTGGATGTGGATGTGAACGCTGGGCGCGTCCAGGGAGAGGTGGCGAGCGCGGTGACAAGTAGCTACTCCGTGCACCATGCATTGCCTTCTTTGATCGAAGgccaagaagaagatgatgatgatgaagcgatTCAGCCTGGCGTCGAGACAAACCATCCCGTCCAGAGAGGCGAAGAAAAAGAAGTAATAATCGAGCCAAGCACCGTCAAGAACAACACGGTTGAAGTAGTGGAGGCGCAAGGAGAAGAAGACGGTGATGAGGTCATCCCGCTTGCCACCATCGAGGAGGGCTCCGCACTGGCAGATCCAGCTCTAGAGCTGGAGCCATGGTCAAGGGTGCTGACAAGCACCAAGAGCCTTCCGGAGGAAGGAGCAGCTGCCGCGAGGGAAGGGCCGGGGCTCCGGCGGTCGGCAACTGTGGGCAGCAAGCCGGCGGCAGAGGAGAGCGAGTACTGGCAGCTGAGCGACGAGGAGCTCAACAGGAGGGTGGAGGACTTCATCGCGCGCTTCAACAGGGAGATGAGGCTACAGGTCGAGCAGGAGGCAGGAGTCTGA
- the LOC117840055 gene encoding glutathione S-transferase U24: MEGDKSSGAGAGGLVLLNCFVSPFGNRVRIALKRKGLAYEEKHENLAPKSPLLLSSNPVHAKVPVLLVGGSPVCESLVILEFVDEAFAGNGEPLLPAAPCARAHARFWASYVDSKLPECAVRVWRSPKGAAAVEEGRKDLVAVLKTLEAELGAKPYFAGDALGYVDVALVPFAPWFLTYERLGGFSVAGECPALAAWAERCVRENECVAKSLPEAEDVFQFVCGMRKMLGLD; encoded by the exons ATGGAGGGAGACAAGtccagcggcgccggcgccggcgggttgGTGCTGCTCAACTGCTTCGTGAGCCCGTTCGGCAACCGCGTGCGCATCGCGCTGAAGCGCAAGGGCCTGGCGTACGAGGAGAAGCACGAGAACCTGGCGCCCAAGAGCCCGCTGCTACTGTCCTCCAACCCCGTCCACGCCAAGGtccccgtcctcctcgtcggcggcaGCCCCGTGTGCGAGTCCCTCGTCATCCTCGAGTTCGTCGACGAGGCCTTCGCCGGGAACGGCGagccgctcctccccgccgccccctgTGCCCGCGCGCACGCCCGCTTCTGGGCATCCTACGTCGACAGCAAG CTGCCGGAGTGCGCGGTGCGCGTGTGGCGGTCGCCcaagggcgcggcggcggtggaggaggggaggaaggacCTGGTGGCGGTGCTCAAGACGCTGGAGGCGGAGCTGGGCGCCAAGCCGTACTTCGCCGGGGACGCGCTCGGGTACGTGGACGTGGCGCTGGTGCCGTTCGCGCCGTGGTTCCTGACCTACGAGAGGCTCGGCGGGTTCAGCGTCGCCGGCGAGTGCCCGGCGCTGGCGGCGTGGGCGGAGCGCTGCGTCCGGGAGAATGAGTGCGTGGCCAAGTCGCTGCCGGAGGCCGAGGACGTATTCCAGTTCGTGTGCGGCATGAGGAAAATGTTGGGCCTCGACTAG